In Pajaroellobacter abortibovis, the following are encoded in one genomic region:
- a CDS encoding serine/threonine-protein kinase produces the protein MKSKKKFFLACRYRVLHELGRGGMGIVYLCYDEKTDKHVALKRIESQRNSTTKYEQLLIRNRFEQEVQALALLNHPTLVRALDFGQLEDGSFFIVMDVIPGKSVYEWIISSTLSWKTIWMLVDQVLAGLAHAHARGIIHADLKPSNILLDLSHNDKLRAYVLDLGLAWLRSSKPISNTSTTPLFPSLGGGTVGWLAPEQIRGSFTLVGPPTDIYAVGCIVYRLLTGKELFEGEANNVLRAHKREPIPSFEIPKEVPHEVIPLVKRMLAKKPWHRFQFAADVRQEWKQMMPSDAVPFEVLIAKDKKRIQRKEHEFVSPSLSALLPAPLVGKKRKQDQLLKIAEQVREKREFGSCMSLLTAKKEGEESRLAEWLCEQVYERGWMETLRAHYTQDSHLTHGVSDGLVRAVNTYFHLNGADRALVEQTLIARWEVQPQDRETLNWIAALVEWLRPTPSGEVAPLTPTAFQTQIQPQDDCFYTYVACEVLRRLSQQRPLLVWIDHLHLAPPHIFEVLEALAKHTTSTRLLVVGTLDNRTHKSNSALSLFLKKIEKLWKIY, from the coding sequence TTGAAGAGCAAGAAAAAATTTTTTCTTGCATGCCGTTATCGTGTACTCCACGAGTTAGGGCGAGGTGGAATGGGAATAGTCTATTTGTGTTACGATGAAAAAACAGACAAACATGTAGCACTCAAACGGATAGAGAGCCAACGAAATAGCACAACAAAATATGAACAGCTGCTAATCCGTAACCGATTTGAGCAAGAAGTTCAGGCTCTTGCCCTCCTCAATCATCCTACGCTTGTGCGCGCGTTAGACTTCGGCCAGCTTGAAGATGGCTCTTTTTTCATTGTTATGGATGTAATTCCAGGAAAAAGCGTTTACGAGTGGATCATATCATCCACTCTTTCTTGGAAGACCATTTGGATGCTCGTAGACCAAGTGTTGGCAGGACTTGCGCATGCTCATGCTCGAGGGATTATCCATGCTGATCTCAAGCCCTCCAACATTTTGCTCGATCTATCTCACAATGATAAACTGCGAGCCTACGTGCTTGATTTGGGACTTGCGTGGCTTCGCTCATCAAAACCTATATCGAACACATCGACAACTCCGTTATTCCCTTCACTAGGTGGGGGCACAGTTGGTTGGTTAGCTCCTGAGCAAATTCGTGGCTCGTTTACTCTTGTAGGACCACCTACAGACATCTATGCCGTAGGCTGCATTGTCTATCGACTCCTCACAGGAAAAGAACTATTTGAAGGGGAAGCCAACAATGTCTTAAGAGCTCACAAACGAGAACCGATCCCATCTTTTGAGATACCCAAGGAGGTTCCTCATGAAGTGATTCCGCTGGTTAAGCGCATGCTTGCAAAAAAACCCTGGCATCGCTTCCAATTCGCGGCTGATGTCCGTCAGGAATGGAAGCAGATGATGCCGTCTGATGCAGTCCCTTTCGAAGTTTTGATCGCAAAAGACAAAAAAAGGATCCAAAGAAAGGAGCATGAGTTCGTTTCCCCCTCTCTTTCGGCTCTACTTCCAGCACCTCTTGTAGGAAAGAAGAGAAAACAAGACCAACTTCTCAAGATCGCAGAGCAAGTGAGAGAAAAAAGAGAATTTGGATCTTGTATGAGCCTACTCACTGCAAAAAAGGAGGGGGAAGAGAGTCGATTAGCAGAATGGCTCTGCGAACAAGTTTACGAACGAGGTTGGATGGAAACCCTGCGAGCTCATTACACGCAAGATTCTCACCTGACCCACGGGGTATCGGATGGACTTGTGAGAGCAGTCAACACGTACTTTCACCTCAATGGTGCTGATCGAGCACTTGTGGAGCAAACACTGATAGCGCGGTGGGAAGTGCAACCACAAGATCGAGAAACTTTAAATTGGATTGCAGCATTGGTTGAATGGCTGCGACCAACCCCCTCAGGAGAAGTAGCTCCTTTAACTCCAACCGCTTTCCAAACCCAGATTCAGCCACAAGATGATTGCTTCTACACTTATGTAGCATGTGAGGTGCTTCGCCGTTTGTCACAACAGCGACCACTTTTGGTGTGGATAGATCATCTTCATTTAGCCCCTCCCCATATTTTTGAAGTACTGGAAGCGTTAGCCAAACACACCACCTCTACGAGGCTACTGGTAGTTGGAACGCTCGACAATCGAACTCACAAATCAAATTCTGCTTTAAGCTTATTTTTGAAGAAAATAGAAAAGTTATGGAAAATTTACTGA
- a CDS encoding UvrD-helicase domain-containing protein — MSELKLSHSNYDKDGVRLEVVQEEEKLLQVVKESIQREQVRSRERGGRAEMDGKRLLELRDEIAMAKPEDLPMLFEQMHHLAALHIQRGRGVSGKINLSSPYFAHIRLEENGRKRDILIGACSYLNTQAGIRIVDWRNAPITKIYYCYKEGDEYEEQLGDRLVNGIVLARRSVSIVDGVLIRVSSEQGMWLRQEDGTWQRSQRKSSHLQSSRKERGAFCRSLVAETGMAFQKDKYLSELASQLDPEQFAIVSQLDPAFIAIQGVAGSGKTTVGLHRMAYLHYLNPERYRPERMMVIVHHSSLVRYTSRVLPSLGVVGVPILTFARLNSRLIASHFPKLALRLNGETPLLVARVKSHLVMLRTIHRKVEEISQKIETKIQETIMKWPKGAENARAAWKLSQQGVASLDERLSRFVQWLKGEREFDDNASLSLLHPITRGALENKVAELRPLVRRVSEVWEEILTDRTLLGHAFRESEFSQAQLDQVHEWCVRQSRIRAEGGREGETSSLDLQDHALLLRLWQMLRGPLLGKESKPIRLTHLFVDEVQDANPIALRVLIDLCDKRQCITLAGDAAQRMVAGEEEEGFDWSALLQELSFSLKTVKPLQVSYRCTAEVTSFSRQVLGPYAHEVEPTIVQPGPPVEVFGFDSAGETISFLADALKELFSHSPYAHIALIARFEAQADLYYEGLLRAEVPLLRRIKDFDFTWEPGVDVTDVSQTKGLEFDEVILLEVNQASYPDSYAARRALYIGATRTSYLLWCITVGVPSPLIPKEFFSPGAF; from the coding sequence ATGTCAGAATTAAAGCTATCTCATTCGAATTATGATAAAGATGGAGTTCGTTTAGAGGTTGTTCAAGAAGAAGAGAAGCTTCTTCAAGTTGTTAAGGAATCGATCCAAAGAGAGCAAGTTCGAAGCCGGGAAAGAGGAGGGCGGGCAGAGATGGATGGGAAACGCTTGCTTGAACTGAGAGATGAGATCGCTATGGCTAAGCCAGAAGATCTCCCTATGCTATTTGAGCAAATGCATCATCTCGCGGCGCTCCATATCCAGCGTGGGCGTGGAGTGAGTGGGAAGATCAACCTTTCTAGCCCTTATTTTGCTCACATACGGCTCGAAGAAAATGGAAGGAAGCGTGATATTTTAATTGGGGCTTGTTCTTATCTCAATACGCAGGCAGGTATCCGTATCGTCGACTGGCGGAATGCGCCTATCACCAAGATCTATTATTGTTATAAAGAAGGGGACGAATACGAGGAACAACTGGGGGATCGATTAGTGAATGGGATCGTTCTTGCACGCCGGAGTGTGTCTATTGTTGATGGCGTTCTTATCCGAGTTTCCTCAGAGCAAGGGATGTGGCTCCGCCAAGAAGATGGCACATGGCAGCGGAGCCAAAGGAAGTCTTCTCACCTACAGAGTTCTCGCAAAGAGAGAGGGGCATTCTGTCGTTCGTTGGTTGCAGAAACAGGTATGGCATTTCAGAAAGACAAGTACCTTTCTGAGTTGGCTTCTCAATTGGATCCGGAGCAGTTTGCTATTGTTTCTCAATTGGACCCCGCCTTTATAGCGATTCAAGGGGTTGCAGGAAGTGGCAAGACGACGGTGGGATTGCACAGGATGGCTTACTTGCATTATTTGAATCCCGAGCGATACCGTCCAGAGCGCATGATGGTTATTGTTCATCACAGTAGTTTGGTTCGTTATACCAGTCGGGTTTTACCTTCTTTAGGGGTAGTAGGGGTTCCGATTTTAACTTTTGCTCGGTTGAACAGCCGCTTGATTGCGTCTCATTTCCCAAAACTTGCATTGCGTCTCAATGGGGAGACCCCGCTTCTGGTTGCGCGTGTTAAAAGTCATCTGGTCATGCTAAGGACCATTCATAGGAAGGTCGAAGAGATCAGTCAGAAGATAGAAACCAAAATACAAGAGACAATTATGAAATGGCCTAAAGGGGCTGAGAACGCTCGTGCGGCTTGGAAATTAAGCCAACAAGGTGTTGCGAGTCTGGATGAGCGCTTGAGTCGGTTTGTACAATGGCTTAAAGGGGAGCGCGAATTCGATGATAATGCTTCTTTATCCTTGCTCCATCCAATTACCCGTGGTGCGCTCGAAAATAAAGTTGCGGAATTGCGTCCTCTCGTGCGGAGAGTTTCTGAAGTATGGGAAGAAATTTTGACCGATCGAACGCTGCTCGGTCATGCTTTCAGGGAGAGCGAATTCAGCCAAGCCCAATTGGATCAAGTCCATGAGTGGTGTGTGCGTCAATCTCGCATCCGTGCAGAAGGGGGGAGAGAGGGAGAAACCTCTTCGCTTGATCTTCAGGATCACGCTTTGCTGCTTCGCCTGTGGCAGATGTTAAGAGGGCCTTTGTTGGGTAAAGAATCGAAGCCCATTCGGCTAACGCATCTTTTTGTAGACGAAGTGCAGGATGCCAATCCTATTGCACTCCGTGTCTTGATCGATCTCTGCGATAAACGTCAATGTATTACGCTCGCCGGGGATGCAGCCCAGAGGATGGTAGCAGGGGAAGAGGAAGAAGGGTTTGACTGGTCTGCCTTACTTCAGGAACTCTCTTTCTCTCTTAAAACTGTCAAGCCACTTCAAGTAAGTTATCGCTGTACGGCTGAAGTTACCTCTTTTTCCAGACAAGTGTTAGGTCCATATGCTCATGAGGTAGAGCCTACCATTGTGCAACCTGGTCCTCCTGTAGAAGTATTTGGTTTTGATTCGGCAGGAGAAACCATTTCTTTTCTCGCAGATGCGCTCAAAGAGCTTTTTTCACATTCACCATATGCTCATATCGCATTAATAGCTAGATTTGAAGCCCAGGCGGATCTCTATTATGAGGGTCTTTTGCGTGCTGAGGTGCCTCTCTTGCGACGCATTAAAGACTTTGATTTTACTTGGGAGCCTGGTGTTGATGTTACAGATGTTTCTCAAACCAAGGGGCTTGAATTCGACGAAGTGATCCTGCTCGAAGTGAACCAGGCTAGTTATCCCGATTCGTATGCAGCACGCCGCGCCCTCTATATTGGTGCAACCCGTACTTCTTATCTTTTGTGGTGTATAACTGTGGGAGTTCCATCGCCGCTCATCCCGAAAGAATTCTTTTCGCCTGGCGCATTTTGA
- a CDS encoding MBL fold metallo-hydrolase, translating to MNFRVFGCHGGETPQHRTSAFVLDGRLAIDAGSLTSGMELEEQYALEACLISHAHLDHVRDLATLADNRLQGDAPPLLIAGTQKTLATLKEHFFNNCLWPDFSVLPDQNRPTIQYYPLIPEVPVPLAGYWIRSVLVSHTIESSGFIIDGPTGTIAYSGDTGPTERFWQVLNEIPNLKALIMEVSFPNRKQELASLSGHHTPCTLSKELRKYHSPHQLPTFLYHLKPAFQQEIEKECNQLRGLNLDVLSLGDTFLF from the coding sequence ATGAACTTTCGTGTATTTGGCTGTCATGGTGGCGAAACTCCTCAGCATCGAACCAGCGCATTTGTGCTAGATGGTCGTCTGGCAATTGATGCAGGTTCTTTGACAAGTGGGATGGAGCTGGAAGAACAGTATGCTCTCGAGGCGTGCCTGATTAGCCATGCTCATCTCGATCATGTGCGGGACCTAGCTACCTTGGCTGATAACAGGCTGCAGGGGGATGCACCTCCTCTTCTTATTGCAGGTACACAAAAGACGCTGGCCACCTTGAAGGAGCATTTTTTTAATAACTGCCTTTGGCCTGATTTCTCTGTTCTTCCTGATCAGAACCGTCCTACCATTCAGTATTACCCGTTGATTCCTGAGGTCCCTGTACCGCTGGCAGGGTATTGGATCCGATCTGTGCTTGTAAGTCATACCATTGAATCCAGTGGATTTATTATTGATGGACCGACAGGGACCATCGCATATAGTGGAGATACAGGTCCTACAGAGCGATTTTGGCAGGTCCTCAATGAGATCCCTAATTTAAAAGCGCTTATCATGGAAGTCAGTTTTCCCAACCGCAAGCAGGAGCTTGCTTCCTTGAGTGGACATCACACGCCTTGTACGTTAAGTAAGGAATTACGAAAATATCACTCACCTCACCAACTACCTACTTTCTTATATCATCTTAAGCCTGCTTTTCAGCAGGAGATCGAAAAGGAATGTAACCAACTTCGTGGCCTTAATCTAGATGTCCTTTCCTTAGGAGACACCTTTTTATTTTGA
- a CDS encoding FkbM family methyltransferase produces the protein MKAFSGDIVQEQTIGVIRLDEHFSTDPWRAAPNFIKIDAKGHDYEVLQGAYKILEMSLPTLMVEMMQSL, from the coding sequence ATGAAGGCTTTTTCTGGAGACATTGTACAGGAACAAACTATTGGAGTAATTCGATTGGATGAGCATTTTTCTACCGATCCATGGAGAGCAGCTCCCAATTTTATCAAAATTGATGCAAAAGGACATGATTACGAAGTATTGCAAGGAGCATATAAAATATTAGAAATGAGTTTACCCACATTAATGGTAGAAATGATGCAGAGCCTGTAA
- the groL gene encoding chaperonin GroEL (60 kDa chaperone family; promotes refolding of misfolded polypeptides especially under stressful conditions; forms two stacked rings of heptamers to form a barrel-shaped 14mer; ends can be capped by GroES; misfolded proteins enter the barrel where they are refolded when GroES binds), with protein MSAKQITYNRHARRAILRGVQSLAEAVRVTLGPKGRCVVIEKPFGSPEITKDGVTVVKQVELADKFQNMGAQMIREVASKINEKAGDGTTTATVLAHAIYAQGLMLVEAGHNPVDIKCGIDAAVAAVLANMKKNAVPTRDREHIAQVGTISANGDQAIGEIIADAMEKVGKEGVVTVEEASGVESWLEVVEGMQFDRGYVSPYFVTNAEKMSVELESPFILISEKKMSAMQELIPLLEQVVSQQRPLLILAEDVEGEALATLIINKLRGRLQVAVVKAPGFGERRKEILKDIAILTKGEVISDDLGMKLEHASLHHLGQARRVCIDRDNTTIIGGAGDPKQLKGRIEAIRKQIDTTTSEYDREKLQERLAKLTGGVAVIRVGSHTETEMKEKKARMEDALHATRAAVEEGVVVGGGVALLRASKALDPASFPEEHRDSVRIVQRALEEPLRQIAANAGMDGSVVVDHVLRREAPIGFNAQTEKYEDMEAAGIIDPVKVVRLSLEIAASVAGMMLTTEAAISEQPKRQGMDMDDAGMGGMGMGAGDFDID; from the coding sequence ATGAGCGCAAAGCAAATCACCTACAATCGCCATGCAAGAAGAGCTATTTTAAGGGGTGTGCAGTCTCTTGCAGAGGCTGTCAGAGTGACTTTAGGCCCCAAAGGACGTTGTGTGGTCATCGAGAAACCGTTTGGATCTCCTGAAATTACAAAAGATGGGGTTACTGTAGTAAAGCAGGTTGAGCTGGCAGATAAGTTCCAGAATATGGGTGCTCAGATGATCCGAGAAGTGGCTTCTAAGATTAACGAAAAAGCCGGCGATGGAACAACCACTGCGACAGTATTGGCGCATGCGATTTATGCGCAGGGCCTTATGCTTGTGGAAGCTGGTCATAATCCGGTGGATATTAAGTGCGGAATCGATGCAGCGGTAGCTGCTGTATTAGCAAATATGAAGAAGAATGCAGTCCCGACACGAGATAGAGAACACATTGCTCAAGTAGGTACAATCAGTGCAAACGGGGATCAAGCTATCGGAGAAATAATTGCCGATGCGATGGAGAAAGTAGGCAAGGAAGGGGTGGTTACTGTTGAAGAAGCGAGTGGTGTGGAGTCGTGGCTTGAGGTCGTTGAAGGGATGCAGTTTGATAGGGGATACGTATCTCCTTATTTTGTCACCAATGCTGAGAAAATGAGCGTGGAATTGGAAAGCCCTTTCATTTTGATCAGCGAGAAGAAAATGAGTGCAATGCAAGAGTTGATTCCTCTGCTTGAACAGGTGGTGAGTCAGCAGCGGCCTCTTCTGATCCTAGCGGAGGATGTGGAAGGGGAGGCATTGGCTACGCTCATCATTAATAAGTTGAGGGGACGGTTGCAGGTGGCCGTTGTGAAAGCGCCTGGTTTTGGAGAACGCCGTAAAGAAATTTTGAAAGATATTGCCATCCTTACAAAAGGGGAAGTGATTTCTGATGATCTTGGAATGAAGCTTGAGCACGCTTCTCTTCACCATTTAGGACAAGCTCGACGCGTCTGTATCGATAGAGACAATACGACTATCATTGGTGGTGCGGGCGATCCAAAGCAGCTCAAAGGACGTATTGAAGCTATCCGAAAGCAGATCGATACAACGACAAGCGAATATGATCGGGAAAAGCTTCAGGAGCGTCTTGCAAAGCTGACAGGTGGAGTTGCTGTCATTCGGGTAGGCTCACATACCGAGACGGAGATGAAAGAGAAAAAAGCGAGAATGGAAGACGCGCTTCATGCGACCCGCGCTGCCGTGGAGGAAGGGGTGGTCGTAGGAGGTGGAGTTGCTCTTCTGCGTGCCAGCAAGGCGCTTGATCCCGCCTCTTTTCCTGAAGAGCATCGAGATAGCGTTAGGATTGTGCAACGTGCGCTTGAAGAGCCACTGCGGCAAATTGCTGCAAATGCAGGTATGGATGGATCGGTTGTGGTGGATCATGTCTTGAGGAGAGAAGCTCCTATCGGTTTTAATGCTCAGACTGAAAAATATGAAGATATGGAAGCAGCTGGTATTATTGATCCTGTTAAAGTAGTGCGGCTATCGCTTGAGATTGCTGCTAGTGTGGCTGGGATGATGCTGACAACAGAGGCAGCAATTTCCGAACAACCAAAGAGACAGGGCATGGATATGGATGATGCGGGCATGGGGGGCATGGGCATGGGTGCTGGTGATTTTGATATCGATTGA
- a CDS encoding alpha/beta fold hydrolase, with protein MPDQWVMILHGILGAGINWRSFSTRLTQLYPEWGVVVVDLRLHGHSQGFQPPHTLAQAAADLTALQQTLPESIQGMIGHSFGGKVILQWIQDFHAQIPIDFAWILDSCPGNTQQVDRSGVKSILPLLEKNRNTSFTTREDFVITLQQEGIRESTARWLARNLIQTEQKTYQLGLNLQGIQALLESYAQCDLWHVLEYVPNNLSIHFVIAGKESLLDEEDQTRIHALARHYPERLKCHTLADAGHWVHVDAPHALLTLLAHSLSIPKSFKKMLF; from the coding sequence ATGCCTGACCAATGGGTTATGATTCTCCATGGAATTTTGGGAGCAGGGATCAATTGGCGAAGCTTCTCCACACGGCTCACCCAGCTTTATCCTGAATGGGGAGTGGTCGTTGTTGATCTACGTTTACACGGACATTCCCAAGGTTTCCAACCTCCTCACACGTTGGCTCAAGCCGCCGCTGATCTCACTGCCCTTCAACAAACCCTTCCAGAATCCATCCAAGGAATGATCGGACATAGTTTTGGAGGTAAAGTCATTCTTCAATGGATTCAAGACTTCCACGCTCAGATTCCCATCGATTTCGCCTGGATCCTCGACTCTTGCCCTGGAAACACCCAACAGGTAGATAGAAGCGGGGTCAAGTCGATCCTTCCCCTTCTCGAAAAAAATCGCAACACTTCTTTTACAACTCGAGAGGACTTCGTGATAACCTTACAGCAAGAGGGGATTCGTGAATCCACAGCCCGATGGCTTGCAAGGAACTTGATTCAAACGGAGCAGAAGACCTATCAGCTCGGGCTCAATCTCCAAGGCATCCAAGCGCTGCTTGAAAGTTACGCGCAGTGCGATTTATGGCATGTGCTGGAATATGTACCGAACAATCTCTCCATCCATTTCGTCATTGCAGGCAAGGAATCCCTTCTTGATGAAGAAGATCAGACGCGCATTCATGCGCTCGCCCGGCATTATCCTGAACGGCTAAAGTGTCACACACTTGCAGATGCAGGCCATTGGGTCCACGTAGATGCTCCTCACGCTCTGCTCACGCTCCTCGCCCACTCTCTTTCCATTCCCAAATCATTCAAGAAGATGCTATTCTAG
- the rpiA gene encoding ribose-5-phosphate isomerase RpiA, producing MTHQETKRAVALAALKELPKEGTIGLGSGSTAALFIEALGQLIQQGRSFVGVPTSQASRELAEKFKIPTLPDSGPWNIAVTVDSADEVSQTCHSMIKGGGGAHTREKIVYTASQRTIIIIEERKLSPHLGEKASVPVEVLTFGHAQTAERLRMFGKVTLRMKDGAPWLTDSNHLIYDVSIKKIINPAALDRALSNISGVVETGLFCKKPDMLLIGRGSEVKRLFTPPSFK from the coding sequence ATGACCCACCAAGAGACCAAACGCGCCGTAGCATTGGCTGCCCTTAAAGAGCTCCCAAAAGAAGGGACGATCGGATTGGGTTCCGGCTCAACCGCAGCTTTATTTATAGAAGCGCTAGGACAGCTTATTCAGCAAGGGCGTTCTTTTGTAGGTGTCCCCACTTCACAGGCAAGTCGAGAGCTCGCAGAGAAATTCAAGATCCCGACCCTGCCGGACAGTGGACCATGGAATATCGCAGTCACCGTAGACAGTGCAGATGAAGTCAGTCAAACTTGTCATTCGATGATCAAGGGAGGCGGAGGTGCCCATACCCGAGAAAAAATTGTTTACACCGCTTCTCAGCGCACCATCATCATCATTGAAGAACGCAAGTTATCTCCTCATTTAGGAGAAAAGGCAAGCGTGCCTGTGGAAGTGCTTACTTTTGGTCACGCCCAGACAGCCGAACGCTTACGTATGTTTGGAAAAGTAACCTTAAGGATGAAAGACGGAGCCCCCTGGCTAACAGATTCCAACCATTTGATTTACGATGTCTCCATCAAAAAGATCATCAATCCCGCAGCACTCGACCGCGCTCTTAGCAATATCTCTGGCGTCGTTGAAACAGGTCTTTTCTGTAAAAAACCAGATATGCTCTTAATCGGGAGAGGCTCAGAAGTGAAACGGCTTTTCACTCCTCCCTCGTTCAAATAA
- the dnaX gene encoding DNA polymerase III subunit gamma/tau, which produces MSYLVLARKYRPQCFEDLVGQDTVVRTLTHAIQRGRIAHAFLFTGVRGIGKTTSARLLARCLNCIGENGDIQAAVTRPCQTCPPCQEIAKGTDLDVQEIDGASYNGVEEVRRLQEGVPFQPARDRFKIYIVDEAHMLSTAAWNALLKTLEEPPPHVKFIFATTEAHKIPFTILSRCQRHDFKLIPTRTIASQLHHLLKEEHLQADDAAIAILAQEAVGSMRDALSLLEQVIAFGEGEVFGKLQQEEEGDCENSLHVVRITAEHVAQALGIVERKSLHALTKATLEGDAASVLHILSCLMKRGVDLIHLAKDILQAFRNLVVSKVCNPSERDLLDLPDEEIQAVATLVACADLDDLSRLFHGFSHAFEDIVRSGQPQAALEMALVRLAKRPPLIPLENLIQRLTELEKRLHSNPPSPPSSLSSPSSCSSSYTSPESIPKRIDPLPGLASPFNHPEVKPNSSNDIPPEIASSQSILSLPDDPLLAEDALSGWRSILSCMHKINPFLTAIYEHASPLHITKERIEIAFKKNSLFMSQASEPTAIALLKQSIESHFGCPVPFKLQSIKKEALSPPPSIASLDAEQKRKEETERRHAVEKHPLIQKLQKQFDAKIHTIRFLKKSAEAFEKA; this is translated from the coding sequence GTGAGCTATCTCGTTCTTGCCCGTAAATACCGCCCTCAATGTTTTGAAGACCTCGTCGGCCAAGATACCGTCGTACGGACGCTTACCCACGCGATTCAGAGGGGTCGAATTGCACATGCTTTCCTTTTCACAGGAGTACGAGGGATAGGAAAAACAACAAGCGCACGTCTGCTCGCTCGGTGTCTAAATTGCATAGGGGAGAACGGAGATATCCAAGCAGCTGTGACACGCCCTTGCCAGACATGCCCCCCCTGTCAAGAGATTGCAAAAGGAACAGATCTCGATGTACAGGAAATCGATGGGGCAAGTTACAATGGAGTGGAAGAAGTGCGCAGGCTTCAAGAAGGGGTCCCGTTTCAACCCGCTCGCGATCGCTTCAAAATTTACATCGTAGATGAGGCGCATATGCTTTCCACTGCTGCGTGGAACGCGTTGCTTAAAACCTTAGAAGAACCCCCTCCTCACGTAAAATTTATCTTTGCGACGACAGAGGCGCACAAGATCCCCTTCACGATCCTGAGCCGATGCCAGCGACACGATTTTAAGTTGATTCCCACTCGAACGATCGCAAGTCAACTGCACCACCTTCTGAAAGAGGAACACCTGCAAGCGGACGATGCTGCAATCGCCATCTTGGCGCAAGAGGCTGTGGGATCGATGCGCGACGCGCTCAGTCTTTTAGAACAAGTAATCGCTTTTGGAGAAGGGGAAGTATTTGGCAAGCTGCAACAAGAAGAAGAGGGCGACTGCGAGAACAGTCTGCACGTGGTTCGCATTACAGCAGAACATGTTGCCCAGGCTCTTGGAATCGTCGAACGCAAATCGCTTCACGCTCTAACCAAAGCGACTCTAGAGGGGGATGCCGCTTCTGTGCTCCACATCCTCTCCTGTTTAATGAAACGAGGAGTAGATCTAATCCACCTGGCGAAAGATATCCTTCAAGCTTTCCGGAACTTGGTTGTCAGTAAAGTATGTAATCCATCCGAAAGAGATCTGCTCGATCTTCCAGATGAAGAGATACAAGCAGTAGCAACTCTCGTAGCCTGCGCTGATCTAGATGATCTCTCCCGTCTTTTTCATGGCTTTTCACATGCTTTTGAAGATATTGTCCGAAGCGGCCAACCTCAAGCCGCTCTCGAGATGGCCCTTGTCCGATTAGCCAAACGCCCCCCTCTTATCCCGCTAGAAAACCTGATACAACGCCTGACGGAACTTGAGAAACGGCTTCACTCCAATCCACCATCCCCCCCTTCTTCCCTCTCCTCTCCTTCTTCTTGCTCCTCTTCCTACACTTCTCCAGAATCCATACCCAAGCGGATAGATCCGCTGCCCGGACTTGCTTCCCCCTTCAATCATCCAGAAGTGAAACCAAATTCTTCCAACGATATCCCTCCCGAAATAGCGTCCAGCCAAAGCATCTTATCCCTGCCCGACGATCCCCTACTTGCAGAGGATGCACTCTCCGGTTGGCGCTCCATTCTATCTTGCATGCACAAGATCAATCCTTTTCTTACAGCAATTTATGAGCACGCATCTCCCCTTCACATTACAAAGGAACGGATCGAGATTGCCTTCAAAAAAAACTCTCTGTTTATGAGTCAAGCGTCCGAGCCAACTGCCATCGCTTTATTGAAGCAGAGCATCGAATCTCATTTCGGATGCCCGGTGCCGTTCAAACTTCAATCCATCAAAAAAGAAGCTCTTTCGCCACCTCCATCAATCGCCTCTCTTGATGCAGAACAAAAACGGAAAGAAGAAACAGAAAGGCGACATGCAGTCGAAAAGCACCCACTAATTCAAAAACTCCAGAAGCAGTTTGATGCTAAGATTCACACCATCCGTTTCCTTAAGAAATCGGCTGAAGCTTTCGAAAAAGCATGA